A region of the Dyadobacter sp. CECT 9275 genome:
CCAATAGGTTGTGAATGTAATTTTGAAACCGGTCTCTTTGGTATAACCCTTAAAATCTGACAGAGAAAATCTTCTGCTACTGCCCACTGCCAGGTCATGGGTACCTGAAAATGCCTCAAAAGCATGGATATTAATAATAACTTTTCCTCCGGGATTCAGCCGTTTTCCAAACGCAGTGAGTGCTTCCTTTATCTCATGGTCCGTAAGAAAGTACAGGGCATCATTGCAGGAAATTATGTCAAAGGTTTCGTTTGGACGAAAATCATTTACTTTCCGCAAATCTCCAAAACTCACATCCAGGCCTCTTTCCTTCGAAAATTCTACTGCGTGCGCAGAGTAATCAAAACCGGTAAGATTTTGGTATCCCTTCTGTTTGAGAAACATCAGCAATCCCCCGGTGCCACATGCTGCATCCAGGATTTTGACGGTGGATATACCGGCAAACTGTTTTCTGATGTGTTTCAGCACCCTGCGATGTAACAACTGGTACCACCACAGCTTGCTTTCAACATCAAACATCCTCTGATACTCCTCCCGGTTATCAATCATGCTTTTCGATACTGTTATATTTTATAACGTACTGCGGCTGTCCGCTTTGTGCCATAAAACTCTTGCCAATATATTCCCCCAAAATACTCAACATAGTACATTGTAGCCCTCCGAAAAATATAAAAGTGGCTGTGGTTACCTGCCACTCTTTGGGGTCGGGACCGATGATCCATTGAAAAAGACAAAACGTTAGCAACGCGGAGCCCAAGCCAAACAGGAAGATGCCGATCGGCATGAATAACCTGATCGGAAGTGACGAATAACAGAACAGAATATTCAGGAACAGGGAAATGAGCTTGGACCAGGTATAGTTGGAGACGCCCTCTTCGCGTTTGTTATGCATCACCTGAACAGTACCAATGTTTTTGGTGATCCTGAAAATAAGCCCGTCAATGTAAGGATAAGGCCCCTTGTAATGAATGATTTCCTTGACCACTTCCTTTCTGATCAGTTTGAAACTGGACAGGTAAAGATCTTTCGGTTTGTTGAGCAGGTAAGTTGTGAGCCAGTTGACCAGCCCGCTTCCAAAATTACGGTGTGAGGCGTGTTCCTTTTTGGTATAATAGGTATACACCACGTCATACTCACCGTTTTCGGCTGTCTGAAGCAGTTTGATGATTTCATCCGGTGGGTTCTGAAAATCATCATCAATCATCACACAAAAATCGCCCTTGGCCCAGTTGAGCCCGCACATTACGGCATTAAACTCTCCGTAATTTCTTCTTAAGGATATAAAACTAACGTTTTCATACTGCTCCGCCAGATTTTTGCAGACTTTCTCAGAACGATCCGGACTGCCGTCATTCACAAGTATCACTTCAAAATCGACCTCGCGGAGCGAAGATTGCAGCCGCTCCACCAAAGGGCCGATGACCAGCTCACTTTTATAAACAGGTATTATTACTGACAACCTCATATACCGGGATCAAATGTGTTAACCGCCTTGATTATCTCTTCAACTTCATCATCAGAAAGTACAGGATTCAGAGGTAAGCTGACTACTTCCCGGTGGATTGCCTCTGTGATCGGGAAACACCTGTCATTCATATATTGAAACGCTTTTTGTTTATGCACGGGTAAAGGGTAATGCACGTTGGTCTGAATTCCCAAACCATCCAGATGCGTAATGAATTTGTTTCGCTGCTTATGCCGTACCACAAACAAATGCCATGCATCACTTTCAACAGAATCAGAAGGGGGAAGGATTAAATCCGGTAGCACAATTTCGCTCAGGTACCTTGCGGCAATAACCTTCCGGCGCCTATTTTCCGCTTCCAGATAAGGAAGTTTTGCCGATAAAACGGCAGCCTGAATCTCATCCAACCGACTATTAACACCCTGAAAATCATTTTTATATCTTTCCAATGAGCCATAATTCCGCAGGTATCTGATCTTTTCCGCCAGGGCTTTATCGTTTGTGGTTACCGCGCCTGCATCACCCAGCGCCCCCAGGTTTTTGGTCGGGTAAAAACTAAAGGCGGTTGCATCCGCAAGAGTTCCAACTTTCTGGCCGTCATACATTGCTCCATGCGACTGCGCAGCATCTGTGATCAGTTTCAGATTATGCCGCTCAGCAAGCTTGGTAATCGCCCGCATCTCGCAGCTTTTACCGTAAAGATCAACCGTTAAAATCGCTTTTGTCCGGGCGGTAATATGCCTTTCAATTTCATCACTATCAATAAGCATTGTGCGCGGGTCAGGCTCAACCAACACAGGTGTGAGATTCAGATAAGTTACAGGTAATACCGATGCGATATATGTATTAGCTGGTACAATCACCTCACTGCCCGCCGGGAAATTATATGCTTTTAAAATAAGAGTGATTGCGTCGAGGCCATTGCCAACGCCAATGGCATGTGCAGCTTCACAGTAGTCGGCAAAGGTTTTTTCAAAACTGACGAGTTCTTTCCCCAGGATATACCAGCCAGACCGCAACACGCGCAATGCCGCTTCTTCAATAGCATCCTGATACGGCTTGTTAACCCGCGTCAAATCCAGAAAGGGTATCATTAAGCTAGTTTGTGTTGTAGCACGTAGGGCTCGTCGATGTAATCTTCTACATCATAGTATTCATTGGATAACACCAGAAGTATAGCATCTTCGGTGAAACAATCCATAACATGCCAGTCTTTGGGCTCCAGTATGAGACAGGAAGCAGGGTTATCCAGCACGAAATATTCTTCCTCAAAACCATCATTGGAATAAACCCTGCAACTCCCTTTTACACAGATCAGTGCATTCCATGTTTTGTGGTGCCGGTGCCCCCCCCGGCTCATTTCGCCAGTTCCGTAGATATAAAAAACTCTTTTAATATTTCCGGGAATAAGCCTTTCAAATACCGTCAGATTTCCATCTCCCGTGTTAAAGGTGTTGAGTTCAATAAGTGTTGGCATAAATAAAGTTTGCCTTCGCGGCATTTTTAATGTTAGGGGTCAAACTGATAAAGGCAATGAAAATTAATAACTTTTTAGATCAAAAAACAGCACCAGGAATTCAGTCGAACATTTTCCATTCCATCATCCGGTCAAGCTGCATCAGAAACTTGACAGGCAGCGGTTCTAACCAAAGAATTTTATTGTATCCCATGTAAAATACCTGCGGATGTATGACACAAATAATCATTGTAAAAAACAGTAACAGGCGTACCGTATCCAGTGTTGCCGAATATCTGAGGATTAGCATGCTGATCAGGACAAAGGGGAATCCGTATGCCAGGGCCCTGTCAATATCATGCACGAATATCCCCGTCGTGAGCAGCACTGAAAAGCCTGCAAAAAGCAATGCAAGCAGCCAATATCTTTTAAGGATTAACAAAATAAACCCGCCAGCCAGTAATAAAATCCATGTACCTTCCATTGTACTCCAAATACTGCTTCCCAGGCCATTGCGGTGTGCATCGGCAAATAATACGGGTGTACCCAGAGTGGAATAGGTATGTTCGGGAAAATACCTTGTTTTAACATAATATCTAATGCTGAAATAAATAGCCCATGCTACCAGAACAGCTCTGCTGTTACCAGAAATGCCGCTTTTCAGAATCGACTTCAAGGTAAAATCTCCCGATTGGAAACAGTTTCTGGCGATGTAAAAAAGTATCAGGTACCCGCCTGCAACCACTGCCCTTTCGTCCGTAAAAAATGCTGCCTGCAATGCAATAAAAATAACCAAGGGATGAAATGACAGAAGCGCCAGCAAAAGCAGAAAAAAGGCTATACCATCGCCATACCCATGAATATCCGCAAAAGACCAGACGCTCACAAAAATGTTTGACAATGCCAGAATAAAATATGCAGTTACCACTTTATCCTGAAACAAATCAAAAATATACCGCGCCAGCATATATAAAAACCCGATGGCTAAAACGACCTGAAGCACAATAATCAAAAGCAGATGTTGCCCGGTGGCCCTGAACAACAGAGGAAGCGTCCAGCGGAAAATCATATTTTCCCTGCGGATGTCCGCATCCATATCCCTGGGATGCAAAAGATCTTCCGCCTGGTTTTCAATAAATACCCAGGCATCCAGCTTTATTCCATTTTCCCTGAAATGATCAATAAGTAGGGTATACGGTGGGAATGACAGAAAGAGGGAGAGCATCACTGCAAAAATCGTAAGCTTCATCAACCAGCCCTTTGAGGCAAGCCAGAGTTCCGTTTTCACAGGAATCGTCTCATAAAAATTTTCAAGAACCATATCTAGTGTGTGTAAGCCCAAAAATACGATCATGTCCAATTAAATAGTGTCTCACACATCCAACTGACACAGAACCGTAAAATTTGGTTGTAATCTTTGCCCTAATATAAATAATAAAGAACTTCCAGGAGCAATCTGATGCCTTTTAGTTTAACTTTTTATTAATAATTGGTCTGTTAATCCAACCGACTTATACGAATTACCAGCTTGACCGACATCTCTTTTGCAGGCGTTTACATCAGTTTCTCTAATAACTCAGCCACCGTTGCCCCCGTGATGTTGAATATTAGTCCTGGCAGAATTCCCAAAAGTACTGCAAGAATTGCCAAAGGTATCAGGAGAATGTATTCTCTTTTTGTTAAGTCTTCACCCACATGCCCATGTTTATACCAATAGGCCCCAAAAAACATCCGTTGGTAGGTCCATAGAAAGTAGGCTGCGGCCAGTACGATACCTATTGTTGAGAGAGCCGGAATCCAGACCGGCATCAGTTCGGATTGAAAGGCGCCCATCAAAGTGAAAAGCTCGCCCACAAACCCTGAAAAACCAGGTAAACCCAAAGAAGCAAAGAAAGCGATACCGGTAAGAATGGTGAACCTAGGCATGACGGTAATCAGCCCCCGGTAATGATCAATCTGGCGGTCGTGGGTACGGTCATAGATAACACCAGTAAGCAGGAACAACATGGCCGATAGCACCCCGTGGCTAACCATCTGATAGATGGCCCCATTTACACCCTCTGCGGTGAAAGAGGCTATGCCCAGTAATACAAAACCCATGTGGGAAACAGATGAATACGCGATCATCTTTTTAAGATCTGTCTGCCCCAGCGCGTTGAAGCCTCCATAAATAATGGAAATCATTCCAAGCACTGCCAGGGGAATCATACTGTAAACCGCCTCCCCGGGGAAAAACCCGTCCACAATTCTGATCAATCCGTACCCCCCTATCTTGAGCAGAATACCCGCAAGAACGACAGATACCGCCGTTGGTGCTTCAACGTGCGCATCAGGCAGCCAGGTGTGTACCGGAAATACCGGCAATTTTACGGCAAACCCGGCAAACAAAAACCAAAACGCCAGTAACCTTGCCGACACACCAAAAATATTAAGTTCGGAGATATTGCTAAGGATGGATCCGGGGATGTAATTATGGGCATCAGCCAGATATTCAAAGCGGAAAGTATGAACAAGCTGCCCCGAAGCAAGCCGGCTCTCGGACAGTAGCTGTTGTACTGTTGCAATCAATTCCTGTCCGCCTGGCTGATCTGCACCGGTCATACCAATTACCCTGGCAGTTTCCAGAGGATCTATGACCGACAAATAGAGTGCTA
Encoded here:
- a CDS encoding class I SAM-dependent methyltransferase, whose amino-acid sequence is MIDNREEYQRMFDVESKLWWYQLLHRRVLKHIRKQFAGISTVKILDAACGTGGLLMFLKQKGYQNLTGFDYSAHAVEFSKERGLDVSFGDLRKVNDFRPNETFDIISCNDALYFLTDHEIKEALTAFGKRLNPGGKVIINIHAFEAFSGTHDLAVGSSRRFSLSDFKGYTKETGFKITFTTYWPFALSIPILLVRQWQRFQIRRKNIQVSDVDSDVSYPGDIVNNILLGITAAEEKIFRSAPFGSSLFMVLEAN
- a CDS encoding glycosyltransferase family 2 protein; the encoded protein is MRLSVIIPVYKSELVIGPLVERLQSSLREVDFEVILVNDGSPDRSEKVCKNLAEQYENVSFISLRRNYGEFNAVMCGLNWAKGDFCVMIDDDFQNPPDEIIKLLQTAENGEYDVVYTYYTKKEHASHRNFGSGLVNWLTTYLLNKPKDLYLSSFKLIRKEVVKEIIHYKGPYPYIDGLIFRITKNIGTVQVMHNKREEGVSNYTWSKLISLFLNILFCYSSLPIRLFMPIGIFLFGLGSALLTFCLFQWIIGPDPKEWQVTTATFIFFGGLQCTMLSILGEYIGKSFMAQSGQPQYVIKYNSIEKHD
- a CDS encoding DegT/DnrJ/EryC1/StrS family aminotransferase; its protein translation is MIPFLDLTRVNKPYQDAIEEAALRVLRSGWYILGKELVSFEKTFADYCEAAHAIGVGNGLDAITLILKAYNFPAGSEVIVPANTYIASVLPVTYLNLTPVLVEPDPRTMLIDSDEIERHITARTKAILTVDLYGKSCEMRAITKLAERHNLKLITDAAQSHGAMYDGQKVGTLADATAFSFYPTKNLGALGDAGAVTTNDKALAEKIRYLRNYGSLERYKNDFQGVNSRLDEIQAAVLSAKLPYLEAENRRRKVIAARYLSEIVLPDLILPPSDSVESDAWHLFVVRHKQRNKFITHLDGLGIQTNVHYPLPVHKQKAFQYMNDRCFPITEAIHREVVSLPLNPVLSDDEVEEIIKAVNTFDPGI
- a CDS encoding sugar 3,4-ketoisomerase, translating into MPTLIELNTFNTGDGNLTVFERLIPGNIKRVFYIYGTGEMSRGGHRHHKTWNALICVKGSCRVYSNDGFEEEYFVLDNPASCLILEPKDWHVMDCFTEDAILLVLSNEYYDVEDYIDEPYVLQHKLA
- a CDS encoding complex I subunit 4 family protein gives rise to the protein MIDHILTLLIVLPLTGALAVTLLPDGGKGNFRYIALGIMLAELLLTSVLYVSFSHTDPGHQFAETADWITLSIGSLGVVSIDYALAVDGISLPLLILAVIVMLAGVISSWNIRQKSRAYFALYLLLTGNVLGCFLAQDFFLFYLFFEFMLLPMYFLIGLWGGPRREYAALKFFVYTFLGSLLILIVMIALYLSVIDPLETARVIGMTGADQPGGQELIATVQQLLSESRLASGQLVHTFRFEYLADAHNYIPGSILSNISELNIFGVSARLLAFWFLFAGFAVKLPVFPVHTWLPDAHVEAPTAVSVVLAGILLKIGGYGLIRIVDGFFPGEAVYSMIPLAVLGMISIIYGGFNALGQTDLKKMIAYSSVSHMGFVLLGIASFTAEGVNGAIYQMVSHGVLSAMLFLLTGVIYDRTHDRQIDHYRGLITVMPRFTILTGIAFFASLGLPGFSGFVGELFTLMGAFQSELMPVWIPALSTIGIVLAAAYFLWTYQRMFFGAYWYKHGHVGEDLTKREYILLIPLAILAVLLGILPGLIFNITGATVAELLEKLM